CTCCTGCAATTCGTCGGGGTTCGACGAGCGGAGCAGCGCCGTGTCCAGCGTGATCTGCTTCGTCAGGTAGAGCGTGGCAAGCGACTGGTTGAAGGTCTGCATGCCGAACTTCTCCTGGCCCGACTGCATGGCGGAGTAGATCTGGTGGATCTTGTCCTCGCGGATCAGGTTGCGGATGGCGGCGTTGGGCACCAGGATCTCCATCGCCATGGCGCGCCCCTGCCCTCCGATCTTCGGCAGCAGCGCCTGGCACAGGATGCCTTCCAGCACGAGCGAGAGCTGCGCGCGGATCTGCGACTGCTGGTGCGAGGGGAAGACGTCGATCACGCGGTTGATGGTCGACGACGCCGAATTCGTGTGCAAGGTGCCGAAAGTGAGGTGGCCGGTCTCGGCGATGCGCAGCGCCGCCTCGATGGTCTCCAGGTCGCGCATCTCGCCGATCAGCACCACGTCCGGGTCTTCGCGCAGCGCGGCGCGCAGCGACTCCGTGAACCCCTTGGTGTCGGAGTGCACTTCGCGCTGGTTCACCAGGCAGTTCTTGTGCTGGTGGACGAACTCGATCGGGTCCTCGATGGTGATCATGTGCTCGTGCCGCTCGCTGTTGATCTTGTCGAGCATGGCGGCGAGCGTGGTGGATTTGCCGGAACCAGTCGGGCCGGTCACCAGGATCAGGCCGCGCGGCCGGTCGCACAGCTTCGCCACGACGGGCGGCAGCGCGAGCTGCTGGAACGACTTGATCTCGAACGGGATCACGCGGAAGACCGCCGCCGTCGCGCCCCGCTGGTTGAAACAGTTGCCGCGGAAGCGCGCCAGCCCTTTCAGGCCGAAGGAGAAGTCGAGCTCCAGGTTCTCCTCGAAGCGGTGCTTCTGCGCGTCGGTGAGCACGCTGTAGGCCAGCGACTTGGTGTCGGCCGGCGTCAGCGGCGGCATGTCGAGCGGCGTCAGGTGGCCGTGCACGCGCACCTGCGGCGGCGAGTTGGTGGTGATGTGCAGGTCGCTGCCGCCCATCTCGAGCATCTTCTTGAGCAGGTCGCTGAGCGTTGCTGTAGCCATTCCGCTTCTTCCCCTTTATTAGTGGACGGTCTCGCGCGCGATCTCTTCCAGCGTGGTCACGCCCGCCATCGCCTTGATCAGGCCGCTGCGGCGGAGCGTGATCATGCCACGCTCGATCGCTTTCTTCTTGAGTTCGACCGCCGAGGCGCCCACCAGGATGAGCTCGCGCAGCTCGTCGTCGATCTCCATCACTTCGTACAGGCCGGCGCGTCCCTTGTAGCCGCTGTTGTTGCAGATGCCGCAGCCTTTGCCCTTGTAGATCTTCGCCGTCTTGGCTTCGTCCGGCGTGAAGCCGTTCTCGATCATGGTCTGCGGCGGCAGCTGCACCTCTTCCTTGCACTCGCTGCAGATGCGCCGCACCAGGCGCTGCGCCACGATGAGGTGCACCGAGGTCGCGACCAGGAAGGGCTCGATGCCCATGTTCATCAGCCGGCTGATGGTCTCGGGCGCGCCGTTGGTGTGCAGCGTGGAGAGCACCAGGTGGCCCGTGAGCGCGGCCTTGATGGCGATCTCGGCCGTCTCGAAGTCGCGGATCTCGCCCACCAGGATGATGTTCGGGTCCTGCCGCAGGAAGGAGCGCAGCGCGGCCGCGAAGTTCAGCCCGATCGACTCCTTCATCTGCACCTGGTTGACGCCCGAGAGCTGGAACTCGACCGGGTCTTCCGCCGTCATGATGTTGGTGTCCGGCTGGTTGAGCCGCGAGATGGCGGAGTACAGCGTGTTGGTCTTGCCGGAACCCGTCGGCCCGGTGACCAGCACCATGCCGTACGGCTTCAAGATCGCCTTGGTGAACTTCTCCAGCGACTCGGCCTCGAAGCCCAGCTTGGTCATGTCGAGGCGCAGGTTCTCCTTGTCGAGCAGCCGCATCACGATCTTCTCGCCCCACAGCGTGGGCAGCGTGGAGACGCGGTAGTCGAGCTGCTTCTTCTTGCCGCCGATCTGCATCTTGAGCATGATGCGGCCGTCTTGCGGCAGGCGCTTCTCCGAGATGTCGAGCTTCGCCATGATCTTGATGCGCGAGGTGATGGCGTCTTTCAGCTTCGACGGCGGGTTCATGATGGTGTGCAGCATGCCGTCGACGCGGAACCGCACGCGGTATTCCTTCTCGTAGGGCTCCACGTGGATGTCGCTGGCGCCGCGCTTCACCGCGTCGGTCAGGATCAGGTTCACCAGCTTCACGATGGGCGCTTCGTCGGCCGCTTTCTCCAGCTCGTTCAGCCCCATCTCGGTGGGGTCTTCGGTGAGCTCGACGTCGGCCTCGCCCATCTCCGCCACCGAGGCCATGACCTTCTCCATGTCCTCTTCTTGCGACGAGCCGTAGGCCTTCTCGATGTGCTCCATGATCGCCGTCTCGCTGGCGACCACCGGCTCGATGTTGAAGCCGGTCATGAACTTGATGTCGTCCATCGCGAACACGTTCGTCGGATCCACCATCGCGATGGTCAGCGACGCGCCCACGCGCGACAGCGGCAGGATCTGGTAGCGCTTCGCCGTCTCCTGCGGGATCAGCTTCACCACCGAGGGGTCGATCTCGAAGAACGAAAGATTGATCGCGGGCACGCCGTACTGGCGTGATAGGAAGTTGGTGACGTCCTCGTCGGAGAGGAAGCCGAGCTTCACCAGCGCGGAGCCCAGGCGCGTGCCCGTCTCCTTCTGGGACTTGAGCGCCTGCTCCAGTTGCTCGGGGCTGATGACCTTTTCTTTGACCAGCAGATCGCCAAGACGCTGCGACATACTTCCTTTATCCGATCAAAACTGGATTCGACTGCGCCCCCGAAAGACGCGGGGCCCTGAAGCAAACTGGGGGAAAAGATGTGCGCGCATCGTATGTCGCGTTGACACAAATTGTCAATTCAGAACTGTTGCTGAATTGGTAACAAATCAAGGCCCTAGAGCGCCTAAGAGAAGGCCGAAGAACCGCCGGCCATCTCCTCCCAAGCAGCACCCCGAACTGCCGTGTGAGTCGTCACTTGCGACGTCCAGCAGGCCGCGGGTTTCGGCCGGTGGGGCCGAACGGGTAAGGTAGTGGCATGGGACGAGCGGCGGCCAAGGCGAACCGCAAGCGCGCGGTCCGCGACTACTACTCCGCCCTGCTCGGGCGCTGGGGAGCGCAGCACTGGTGGCCGGCGCAGTCGCGCTTCGAGGTCATCGTGGGCGCGTTCCTCACGCAGAACACGGCATGGACCAACGTGGAGAAAGCGCTGCGCCGGCTGCGGCAGGCGCGCAAGCTCTCGCTCCCCGGCGTGCGCGCGACACCGGAGCCGGAGCTGGCTGAGCTCATTCGCTCTTCGGGCTACTACCGCCAGAAAGCGCATCGGCTAAAGCACTTCGTCGCGTGGCTCGACGCCGAGTATGGCGGCTCGCTCGACCGCATGTTCGCGCAGCCGACCGAGAAACTGCGCGCCGAACTGCTCGCGCTCCACGGCGTCGGGCCCGAGACCGCGGACTCCATCCTGCTCTACGCCGGCAATCATCCGGTGTTCGTGGTGGACGCGTACACGCGCCGCATCTTCGAGCGCCACAAGCTCGTCGCGAAGAAAGCCAAATACGACGAGCTGCGGCTTCTGGTCGAGAGCTCCCTGGCAGAGTTCGAGGGCGGCTGCGCGCGCGGCGCCGACCCCATGCATCCGCCTTCGCGCATGAGCCGCGCCGCCCGCGGCGAGCTCGCGCAGCACTTCAACGAGTTCCACGGTCTGACCGTCCGCACAGCCAAGGACTACTGCGCCACGCGGCCCAACTGCGCGGGGTGCCCGCTGGAGAAATACCTGCCGCGCTAGGCGGCGCGCCGGCGCTCGCCGTCCGCCGCCGCCGGCTGCTCCCAGGGGATGATGGAGATATCGCCCGAGCGTTCCAGCACGGCGTACTTGATCTGCTTCATCCCTTCCAGGCCCTGTAGCTCGCGCGCCGCCTCCAGGATGTCCCCTTCGTCCACGCGCACCTTCTCCAGCCGCTCCTTCAGCACTTCCCCCTGCCGGACGAGGATGAGCGGCAGCCCGTTGACCACGCGGTCCACCTTGGCGAACCTCTGCTTGAAGAGCGAGATGAGGATGTCGATGCCGGTGAGTGTGGTGATCAGGATGACGGCGCTGACGACCGAGTAGTCGTTGGCCGTGATGCCCTGCTGGGCACTCTCGCTGATGATGAGCAGCAACACGAAGTCGAACACCGTGATCTGAGCCAGCGTGCGGTTCCCGGTGATGCGGAACAGCAGCAGCAGCACGAAGTAGATGGCGGCGGCGCGAAGGACGGTATCCATAGGCTTAGGGGTAGATGAACTGCCAGTATTCGAGCTCCGCGCCGCCTTCCAGCCCCGCGCGCGCACGCCGCAATCCCACCTGCTGGGGCTGCAGCTCGAAGGTGACGCGCAGGTCCTGGCCCTCGGCAGCGGCGAACGTGTAAAGCAGCTTGCCGTCGCGCAGCTCGGCGCGCTCCGGCTCCGGAGTCACGTGCTCCAGGCCGAGCTGCTCGATGTAGTCCTGCTGCACCCAGACGCGCAACTTGCCGTCCGCCAGCGGCGCCGGAGAAAAATGAAAGGTGATCTCCGCCGGAGCCTGGCGACGCGCGAAACGCTCGTACTCGACCTCCATGCGGGCATCGGGCGTGGCGGCTTGGCTGCGGCTCAACGGGCCGGAGCCGAACAACCCGAGAAATGCCAGCAGCACGAAGAGCGCCAGCGCGATCCAGCCGGCGCGCTCGAAGCGCCACTGCCGGCGGTGGAAGCGCAGGTTGTCGGCCTCCCGCAGCCCCGGGTCGAGCTTGTTCTTCTCAGGCACGTCAGGATGGATGCGCCGCAAAATAGGCAAGTTGGCGCGCCGCGCGAGCGGCAAGGAGCGACAAGAAAGGGCAGCCCGGAGGCTGCCCGCTTGCACCGGAGGTACGGTTATTTCCGTTTGCGCGCCACCACGCCCGCGACCAGCGAGCCGACGCCGAGCAGCCCGATCAGCGGCAGCGGCGAAGCCGTCTGCGGCAGCGTCTCACCGGTGCCCTGGTTGGCGTTCTGGTCCGCGGCGCCCTGGGTGTCGGTCGTCGTGGCCGGCTGGTCCGGATTGGCAGGCTGCTGCTGGTCAGCGGCCGGCTGCTGCGCCGCAGAGTCCGGCGGCGGCGTGGTTTGGTCCTGGGCGATGCCGGTTCCAACAAGTAGCGCCAGCAGTAATGTCAGGAAAGCAAGTTTCCGCATGCGTTTTGCTCCTTACTGGTTTTTGCGTCTCAGTCGGTTAGAGGAGGGCGGGGGCGGAGGGTTTGCCCTCCCGAAAGCGCTTTCCAGGGTCTCTGCTCAGGCGGCGCTCGGATGCGACGGCACCACGGCGACGACCCCGTCTTCGTCTTTCGTCAAGGTGAATTGCTGCGCGCAGCCGGCGCAGAGCCAGTAGTGCTCCACGTTGTGCCCGGTTGGGCTCACGCCTTTCACTCCCCGACGTTCCACCTGAAAGAGCTTTCCCTCGTTCAGGTAGCGGAAGCGGGCGTCGCAAGACGGATTGGCGCATTTGGCCACCATCACCGACTCGTCACTGGAGACAAATCGTGAGATGCCGCTAGAGACCCCGCGGTGGTGCAGGCTGCAGGGCGACATTCCGCGACTATAATGAACGGCAACCTCCGGCCCATCAGTGTGTTGCGACGTGCTCGCCGGAGCAGCTCCCAGTGGCTTCGAAGCCCCACAATGCGGGTACGCCGGAGCGGCGGCGGACGGGCGTGGTCATCGCGCTCGCCGTCGTGGTGCTGGTGCTGTTCGTCGCGCTCGGCTCGCAGACCGCCTTCAACCTCAGCCCCATCCTGCGCCCCGAGACCTCGGAGCAGACGCTGCTGTTCACCGCGCTCTCCGCGCTCATCTTCCTGGTCTTCGTCGCGCTCACCTTCGTGCTCGCGCGCAACCTGCTCAAGCTCTACGCCGAGCGCAGCGCCGGCGTGCTGGGCTCGAAGTTCCGCACCCGCATGGTCGTGGGCGCGCTGCTGCTCTCGTTCCTGCCTGTCATCTTCCTCTTCCAGTTCGCCTACCTCTTGATGAACCGCTCCATCGAGAAGTGGTTCTCCGGTCCGGTGGAGGAACTGCGCGAGGAATCCGGGCGCGTGGCGACCATGATGGCGCGCTACGCCGCCGAGAGCGCCGGCGCCGAGGCAGAATCCATCGCGCAGGACCCCGACGTGCTGCGGGCCTTCGCCACCGGCAACTTCTCGCCCGTGCTGGCGGAGTTCCAGCGGCACAAATCCACGCTGCGCGGCGGCTTCGCCGTCGCCACCGTCGACGACGACAGCGTCGCCAGCCTCGGCCTGCCCGAACCCTGGGGCGTGCTGCGCTCCAAGCTGCCCGCCGCCGCCGAGGCGCATGGCAAGCAGCTGCCTTCCTTCCTGCTGGGCGAAAAGGAATACGTGCTCGGCAGCGCCGGGGTCGGCGGCAGCAACGGCAAGATCATCGTGGCGGTGCCGCTGCCGGCGCAGTTCTCCTCGACCCTGCGCGAGATCGAGCAGACGCAGAAGCGCTACTTCGAGCTTGCCCAGCAGCGCAAGCAGGTCCGCCGGACTTACATGGGCTTTCTCCTGCTGCTGACCGTGCTGGTGCTGTTCGCCGCCACCTGGCTGGCGCTCTTCCTGTCGAAGCTGGTGACACGCCCCGTGGCCGCGCTCGCCGAGGCCACCGATCAGATCTCCAAGGGCCGCCTCGATTACCGGGTGGAAGTGCGCGCCACCGACGAGCTGGGCGACCTCATCCACTCATTCAACCGCATGGCGGGCGAGCTGGAGGGCAGCCGCAAGCAGATCGAGGCCTCCACGCGCGAGCTGGAAGACGCCAACGTCGAGCTCGAGCAGCGCCGCCGCCAGATCGAGACCATCCTGGAAAGCATCCCGACCGGCGTGCTCTCGCTCAACGACGGCCGGCGCGTCACGCGCACCAACCACGTCTTCCTGCGCATGTTCGGCGTCGAGCAGGTGGCGACCGGCTCCGTGCTGCGCGACGTCTTCGCGCCCGAGGTCGTGCAGGACATCGAGCACATGCTGCGCAAGGCCGACCGCATGGGAACCTCCAGCAGCCAGATGGAGATCAACACGCCGCGCGGCCGGCTGAACGTCGCGCTCACCGTCGCCTCGCTCCAGCATGAGGGCCAGCGGCTGGGCTACGTGCTCGTCTTCGAAGACTTGTCGGACCTGCTGAAGGCGCAGAAGCAGGCGGCGTGGCGCGAGGTGGCGCGGCGCGTGGCGCACGAGATCAAGAACCCGCTCACGCCCATCGCGCTCTCGGCGGAGCGCATCCGGCGGCACCTCGAGCGCGGCGGCGTGCCCGACGAAGAGTCCATCGCGGTCATCCACGGATGTGCCGAGACCATTGCCGGCGCCATCGAGACCGTGCGCACCCTGGTCGACGAGTTCTCCACGCTCGCGCGCTTCCCTGCCTCGCAGCCCGAGCCCGCCGACATCAACTCCGTCATCGAGGGCGCGCTGGCGATGTTCAACGGCCGGCTCGACAACATCGCGGTGCACACCGAGCTCGCGCGCTCGCTGCCCAAAGTCATGGCCGACCCCGAAGCCATCAAGCGCGCGGTCGCCAACCTGGTGGACAACGCTGCCGAAGCCATGCAGGACTCGCTCGTCCGCGAAGTCCACATCTCGACTGCGCTGCTCAGCTCCAAGGATGCCGTCGAGATCGTGGTCGCCGACACCGGCCACGGCGTCACCCGCGAGCTCAAGGAGAAACTCTTCCTGCCCTACTTCTCCACCAAGAAGCGCGGTACCGGGCTCGGCCTCGCCATCGTGAGCCGCATCGTGGAAGACCACCACGGCTCCATCCGGGTAGAAGAGAACGTCCCGGTGGGAGCGCGCTTCATCGTGGAGCTGCCGGTGGCGAGCGAGGCCGAGCGGCGGCAGCCTCCCGCGGATACACTCAAGACCCAACATGCACAACATCCTGATCGTTGACGACGAGGCGGCCATCCGGCAGTCGCTGCGCGGCGTGCTGGAGGACGAGGGCTACAAGGTCGCGACCGCCGAGAGCGGCGAGGCGTGTCTCGACGCGCTCGCGCACCGACCCTTCGACGTCGTGCTGCTCGACATCTGGCTCCCCGGCATCGACGGCCTCGAAGCGCTGGGCAGGATCCGCGAGCTCGACGACGCCCCCGAGGTCATCATGATCTCCGGCCACGGCACCATCGAGACCGCCGTGAAGGCCACCAAGCTCGGCGCCTACGACTTCCTCGAAAAGCCCCTGCAGCTCGAGAAGACCATCAACCTGGTGAAGCACGCCGCGGAAGCGAAGCGCCTGCGCTCGGAGAACCGCGACCTCAAGCGCCAGGTGCAGTCGAAGAGCGTCATCGTGGGCGACAGCGTCCCGATGAAGGCGCTGCGCCAGCAGATCGCGGTGATGGCGCCGACCAACGGCCGCGTCCTTATTTATGGCGAGTCCGGCACCGGCAAGGAACTGGTCGCGCTCGCCATCCACGCGCAGAGCCTGCGCAAGGAAGCGATGTTCGTCGAGGTCAACTGCGCCGCCATCCCCGAAGACCTGATCGAGAGCGAGCTGTTCGGGCATCGCAAGGGCTCGTTCCCGGGCGCGACCGGCGATAAGGAAGGCAAGTTCCAGAAAGCCGACGGCGGCACGCTCTTCCTCGACGAAGTCGGCGACATGAGCCTGAAGACGCAGTCCAAGGTGCTGCGCACGCTCGACGAGCAGCGCTTCACGCCCGTCGGCGGCGACGAGCCCATGGCGGTCGACGTCCGCGTCATCGCGTCCACGAACAAGGACCTGGAAGAAGAGATCTCGCGCGGCAACTTCCGCGAGGACCTGTTTTACCGACTGAACGTCATCCCCTTCTTCGTGCCGTCGCTGCGCGAGCGCAAAGAAGACATCCCGCAACTCGCGCGCTACTTCCTGAAGGACTTCGCGCAGGCCTACGGCCGCCGCTCGCGCGAGATCACCGACGACGCCATCGACGCCCTCATGCGCTACGCCTGGCCCGGCAACGTGCGCGAGCTGCGCAACGTCATCGAGCGCATCGTCATCATGAACCCCACCATCACGCGCTTCGACCGCAAGCACCTGCCGCCGCTGGTCTATCGCGACGGCTCCAAGCGCTCGGGCTCGGAGTTCTCCACGCTGCACCAGGCGCGCGCGGCCTACGAGCGCGACTACATCCTGAAGAAGCTGGATGAGAATCACGGCAACGTGAGCCGCACGGCCGAGGTCCTCGGCCTCGAGCGCTCGCATCTTTACCGCAAGATGAAGACGCTCGGCATCGCCGTCAAGGAGTAGCCGCTTGATCCGCAGGCCAACACTCTATTCGGCCGCGCATTGCCGTCGAACATCCACGCCCCAGGCCCGAAGGGCCGAACGCCAATAGCCCAGCCCGGAAGGGCTGGGTGAAGATCAAGAAATGTTTAGAGAACCCGATTTAGCGGGCGGCACATCAGTCTTCGCGTGACGACAGGTCTTCCAGCTGCCTTCTCCAGTCCAGTTCCTCGACGAACCCTCTCGACTGTCGCCAATCCGGCTGGACCTTCACGAACAGCTCCAGGAACACTCTCACACCCAGCAGGCGCTCGATCTCGTGGCGCGCCGCGGTGCCGATCTTCTTGATCATCTCCCCGCCGCGTCCCACGATGATCTTCTTCTGCCCCTCGCGCTCGATGTAGATGACCGCCGCGATGCGCGTCAGCTTGCCTTTCTCTTCCCACTGCTCCACCCGGACGGCGGCAGCGTACGGCACTTCCTCCGCGGTGTGCGTCAGGACTTTTTCTCGGATGATCTCCGACACCATGAACCGCTCCGGCTGGTCGGTGAGCTGGTCCTTGGGGAAGAGCGGCTGCGCCTCCGGCAGCGCGTTCGCGATCTTCGCGATGAGCACGTCGAGCCCGCTGCGCGTCTTGGCCGAGATCGGGATGATCTCCGTGAACGGGTGACGCTCCTTCCACTCGGCGATGAGCGGCAACAGCTTCTCCTTGTGGACGAGGTCGACCTTGTTCAGCAGCAGCACCACCGGCCCGCCCGCCCGCTTCACGGCGTTGAGCGTGAACTCGTCGCCGGTGCCGAACTTCTGCGTGGCGTCCACGATGAGCAGCGTGAGGTCGCGCGACGCCAGCGCGTCGTAGACCTCCTGCATCATGCGGCGGTTGAGCTGCGAGTCGGGCTTGTGGACGCCCGGGGTGTCGACCAGCACGATCTGCGCGGCGGGAATGCCCTTGCGCGCCTTCAGGTTCACGATGCCGAGGATGCGGTTGCGCGTGGTCTGCGGCTTGCGCGTGACGATGGCGAGCTTCTCGCCCACCAGCGCGTTCAGCAGCGTGGACTTGCCGGCGTTGGGCCGCCCGATGATGGAGACGAATCCGGCGCGCATGTCTACACGCGCTTCGCCGTGCGCTGGTCTCTCGTCTTCGCCTTGGGCGCCGGCGCCGCCTCGCGCGCGGCTTCGCTCCCCCGCCCGCGCGTCACCCGCACCCGCTCGACGCGCCGGTCGGTGGATTCCAGCACCTCGAAGCGCAGGCCCTCGTGCTCGACCACCGCGCCCGGCTCCGGGATGCGTCCCATCAGCTCGCTCACGAAGCCGCCCACCGTCGAGGCGTCGCGCGGCTCCAACCGCATGCCGAACAGCTGCGGGATGCGGTCGATGTCCATGTTGCCCGGCACCAGGTACGAGTTCGGGTTCTCGTTCACGATGTCGGCCTTCGCTTCGTGCTCGTCGCGGATCTCGCCGACGATCTCCTCCACCAGGTCCTCGATCGTCACCACGCCGGCCAGCGACCCGTACTCGTCGATCACGATGGCCATGTGGATGTTCTCGCGCTGCATCTCGCGCAACAGCAGCGAGACGCGCTTGGTCTCCGGCACGAAGTGCGCCGGCCGCATCATCTCGCCCACCGTGCGCACCTTGGCGTCGATGTCGGGCATCTGGAGCGCGTCGTGCACGAACACGATGCCCTTGATGTGGTCGAGCGTGTCTTCGTACACCGGCACGCGCGAGTACGGCTTGGTGCGCTGCAGCTCGATGAAGCCCTCGACGGTCATCGTCGCGGGGATCGCGACGACCTCGGGACGCGGCGTCATCACCTCGCGCACATTCTTCTCGCTGAACTCGACCACCGAGTGGATGAGGTCGCGGTCCGCTTCCTCGAGGATGCCTTCCTCCTGCCCGGCCTCGATGAGCGCGTCCACCGCTTCCGAGGGATGCTCCGGTTCCTGCGGCTCCTTCGGCTCCGCCAGTGCCGCCACCTGCAGCGCGAACCCGAGGATCACCGTGATCGGGAATACCAGCCAGATCAGCAGCCGCAGCAGGATGGTGAACGGGCCGAGCCATTCGCCCTTCGTCCGCGTGAACAGCACGAACGGCAGCAGGCGGTTGAAGATGATGATGGCGAACACCACGATCACGCCCGCGCGCACGAACTCCCCGGCGCTCCACGCGGCGTCGTAGAACACGTAGTAGGCGGTGACCATCGAGATGCCGGCAGTGGCGAGCTGCGCCAGCACCGACATGGAGAGCGACGCGCGGTTGCGGCTCACGCCCAGCCGCGTTTCCACGGTCTTTTCGAAACACTCGATGTTCTCCTGGAACTCGCGTGCCAGGAACTTTCCCATCTCGCCGTAGATGCGCTCCACGTAGGAGACCAGCGTGAGCAGCGCGAGCAGCACCAACATCGCGGGAAGCAGCGCCCAGATCATCGCCGGCTCCGTTTCCGCGGGCGCTCCGCGCGCGCGATGAGCGTGACCGGCAGCCCGAGCCGGCGGCGCAGGCGGTCTTCCTCGCGCCGCATCTCGCCCTGGTCGCGCTCGTGGTCATAGCCGGCCAGGTGCAGCAGCCCGTGCAGGATGAGGACCTTCAACTCTTCGCCCGCCGAGTGGCCCAGCCGCCGCGCGTTCGCCTGCGCGATCGCGCTCGAGATGGCGAGGTCATCCGGCAATCCCGGGCCGGGGGCGCGGAACGAGAGCACGTCGGTCGGCTTGTCCTTCCCGCGAAAGCGTTTGTTCAGCCGCCGCAGGTCGTCGTTCGTGGTGAGCAGGATGTCCACCGGGCCGCGCACGCCGGCGGCGCGACGCGCGCGCGCCGCGAAGCGCTCGAGCTCGGCCCGGGTCACGCCCTCGATGGGTTTTCTCATCACGATCATGTGGCCGTAGATTGCAGCCCCAAAACGAACGGGAGGGCTATCGGGCTGCCCTCCCGGAATGATTGTACAGAGCCTCAGTCTGCGATGCGATCTTCAGCCTGCGTCTCCACTTCCTCCGGGACGGGTTCCGGCTTGGCCGAGCTGGCGCCGCCGCCGTTCTCGGTCTTCGCGCCCAGCGAAAGCTGCATCTGCGCCTCG
This DNA window, taken from Terriglobales bacterium, encodes the following:
- the ybeY gene encoding rRNA maturation RNase YbeY, coding for MRKPIEGVTRAELERFAARARRAAGVRGPVDILLTTNDDLRRLNKRFRGKDKPTDVLSFRAPGPGLPDDLAISSAIAQANARRLGHSAGEELKVLILHGLLHLAGYDHERDQGEMRREEDRLRRRLGLPVTLIARAERPRKRSRR